From a region of the Actinomadura luzonensis genome:
- a CDS encoding fluoride efflux transporter FluC — protein sequence MSSTPAYLRPRLIALVAAGGAAGTALRQLVGLGLPDGRQWPWALIAVNVTGAFALGLLTQALARRGPETRLRRDVRLGAGTGALGAYTTYSSLAAQLDLLARAGRPWLAAAFAVLSLAGGVAAGRGRAGARPPRAPAAPPAPGSTTGAGVTFWLVVVAGGLGAACRFVLDGAVRRRLPTRLPAATLAVNALGSLVLGAAMGAVAGAAVSSGAGSGAGAAGVPAPAWATVVGMGWCGGFTTFSTHMVETCHLAAHAGRRAAANLALMLAVTCAAASLGYWAAA from the coding sequence GTGAGCAGCACGCCCGCCTACCTGCGTCCGCGCCTGATCGCGCTGGTGGCCGCCGGCGGCGCGGCCGGCACGGCGCTGCGGCAGCTCGTCGGGCTCGGCCTGCCGGACGGCCGCCAGTGGCCGTGGGCGCTGATCGCGGTGAACGTGACGGGGGCGTTCGCCCTCGGCCTGCTCACCCAGGCGCTGGCCCGCCGCGGCCCCGAGACCCGGCTGCGCCGCGACGTGCGCCTCGGCGCCGGCACCGGGGCGCTCGGCGCCTACACCACCTACAGCAGCCTGGCCGCCCAGCTCGACCTGCTGGCCCGGGCGGGACGGCCCTGGCTCGCCGCCGCCTTCGCCGTGCTCAGTCTGGCCGGAGGCGTCGCGGCTGGGCGCGGCCGGGCTGGCGCTCGGCCGCCCCGGGCACCGGCCGCCCCACCTGCGCCCGGCTCGACGACGGGCGCCGGCGTGACCTTCTGGCTCGTGGTCGTGGCGGGCGGGCTCGGCGCGGCCTGCCGGTTCGTGCTCGACGGCGCGGTACGCCGCCGCCTGCCGACCCGCCTGCCCGCCGCCACCCTGGCCGTCAACGCGCTCGGCTCGCTGGTGCTCGGCGCGGCGATGGGAGCCGTGGCGGGCGCGGCGGTGAGTTCAGGGGCGGGCTCGGGGGCGGGCGCGGCGGGAGTGCCCGCGCCGGCCTGGGCGACGGTGGTGGGCATGGGCTGGTGCGGCGGCTTCACCACGTTCTCCACCCACATGGTGGAGACCTGCCACCTGGCCGCGCACGCCGGACGCCGGGCCGCCGCCAACCTCGCCCTCATGCTCGCCGTCACCTGCGCCGCCGCCTCGCTCGGCTACTGGGCCGCCGCCTGA
- a CDS encoding GMC family oxidoreductase N-terminal domain-containing protein, with the protein MEIDHLIVGAGTAGCVLAERLSADPARRVVVLEAGPDAGDGTGVADGLDWGLRATVTGGRAEPLARGRVVGGSAQVNGMGAVRATAGDFRAWAALGLPAWDWERVLESYRRVEHDLEYGGLPYHGDAGPVPITRWPEEQWTPPVRGLVEAALDAGHPYCADLNAPGARGIGPYPHHRRGRRRMSTALTHLAPARGRPNLTVRAGCPVERVLVRRGRATACWPGERPSPPAR; encoded by the coding sequence ATGGAGATCGATCACCTGATCGTCGGGGCGGGGACGGCGGGCTGCGTGCTGGCCGAACGGCTGTCCGCCGACCCCGCCCGGCGGGTCGTGGTCCTCGAGGCGGGGCCCGACGCGGGGGACGGGACCGGCGTCGCGGACGGGCTCGACTGGGGGCTGCGGGCCACCGTCACCGGCGGACGCGCCGAGCCGCTGGCCCGGGGCCGGGTCGTGGGCGGCTCGGCCCAGGTCAACGGCATGGGCGCGGTGCGGGCCACGGCCGGGGACTTCCGCGCCTGGGCCGCGCTCGGGCTGCCCGCCTGGGACTGGGAGCGGGTGCTGGAGTCCTACCGGCGGGTGGAGCACGACCTGGAGTACGGCGGGCTGCCGTACCACGGCGACGCCGGGCCCGTCCCGATCACCCGCTGGCCGGAGGAGCAGTGGACGCCGCCGGTGCGCGGGCTGGTCGAGGCCGCGCTGGACGCCGGGCACCCGTACTGCGCCGACCTGAACGCGCCCGGCGCGCGCGGCATCGGGCCGTACCCGCACCACCGGCGCGGCCGGCGGCGCATGTCCACCGCGCTGACCCACCTCGCGCCCGCCCGCGGGCGGCCGAACCTGACCGTGCGCGCCGGCTGCCCGGTCGAGCGCGTGCTGGTGCGGCGCGGGCGGGCTACGGCGTGCTGGCCGGGGGAGAGGCCGTCACCGCCCGCGAGGTGA
- a CDS encoding bifunctional WXG100 family type VII secretion target/C40 family peptidase — MGVAEQVAALPGGGEELAGLLRKVSGDPAAIRGIAKRWRAAAGNVDDYAGRVSSAVRDVDTAWNGASADAFVTYMAGYDRAGGALHDALTSSAGALDSAAQALETAKSKISSICGTLLDDVRAYKEAHPDADQTAYTDAVSPKVARALSDARPHSEDAATAVTQAMKDVKKFLGDRAATFAGIKAPGDQTFVPGPGHTVDWQPAPDPAPKTTTLQSGGSPLGTSSGATPTGYAGDGPPPTPLPFDPGTGTGARIVAAAKLHLGKPYVWGANGPSAFDCSGLAYYVLNQAGIKIGDTTAAGYQASGKPVSTPQPGDLVFFGNPASHVGIYLGDGKMIHAPHPGASVTVGTVAADGRPVSYRRFT, encoded by the coding sequence ATGGGCGTCGCCGAGCAGGTCGCCGCGCTGCCGGGCGGCGGCGAGGAGCTGGCCGGGCTGCTACGCAAGGTCAGCGGCGACCCGGCGGCCATCCGCGGCATCGCCAAGCGGTGGCGCGCCGCGGCCGGCAACGTGGACGACTATGCCGGCCGGGTCAGCTCGGCCGTCCGGGACGTCGACACCGCCTGGAACGGCGCCTCGGCCGACGCCTTCGTCACCTACATGGCCGGCTACGACCGCGCGGGCGGCGCCCTCCACGACGCCCTGACCAGCAGCGCCGGCGCCCTCGACAGCGCGGCCCAGGCGCTGGAGACGGCCAAGTCGAAGATCTCCTCCATCTGCGGCACGCTCCTGGACGACGTGCGCGCGTACAAGGAGGCCCACCCCGACGCCGACCAGACCGCCTACACCGACGCCGTCTCGCCCAAGGTCGCCAGGGCGCTGTCCGACGCCAGGCCGCACAGCGAGGACGCCGCCACGGCCGTCACCCAGGCCATGAAGGACGTCAAGAAGTTCCTGGGCGACCGGGCGGCCACGTTCGCCGGGATCAAGGCGCCGGGCGACCAGACCTTCGTGCCCGGCCCCGGCCACACCGTCGACTGGCAGCCGGCCCCCGATCCCGCGCCGAAGACCACCACCCTGCAGAGCGGCGGCTCGCCCCTGGGCACCAGCTCCGGGGCCACCCCCACCGGCTACGCGGGCGACGGCCCGCCGCCGACGCCGCTGCCGTTCGACCCCGGCACCGGCACCGGCGCCCGCATCGTGGCCGCCGCCAAGCTGCACCTCGGCAAGCCGTACGTGTGGGGCGCCAACGGCCCGTCGGCCTTCGACTGCAGCGGCCTCGCCTACTACGTCCTCAATCAGGCCGGCATCAAGATCGGCGACACCACGGCGGCCGGCTACCAGGCGAGCGGCAAGCCGGTCAGCACGCCGCAGCCGGGCGACCTGGTCTTCTTCGGCAACCCGGCCAGCCACGTGGGCATCTACCTCGGCGACGGCAAGATGATCCACGCGCCGCACCCCGGAGCCTCGGTCACGGTCGGCACCGTCGCCGCGGACGGCCGCCCGGTCAGCTACCGGCGCTTCACCTGA
- a CDS encoding glycosyltransferase, which yields MGNGGAVAEGERIRVAMVHGPAPAEHDGVGDYVGRLVAALGRDGVEAVRVPVGPERAGTGWSWLPATLDAARRVRRLRPDVVHVQFAPSVYRFSGFPGLLPLLLEAGAPLVTTLHEYGWWAVPGWVPDRLWRPLERRRLWDRETGRLVPASARVVVTNGAHACQVRLRTGADGVVEVPLAPNVVDHGRAAGARARVRAALGMGPRDPLLAFFGFVHPVKGVRQLIEALPALRAARPGLRLLVVGGFTSQALPEREALAFHAELDALAARHGVAEAVTFTGHLPAARVSEALHAADAGVLPFTAGVTTKSGALLTMLAHGLPTAVTVPDEPDPALPLGEAVTAVAARRDPEAVADAVARLLDDPALRRRLAAEALRLAARHSWPRVAAAHRTLYESLLTPPPADD from the coding sequence ATGGGGAACGGGGGAGCCGTGGCGGAGGGCGAGCGCATCCGGGTGGCGATGGTCCACGGACCGGCCCCGGCCGAGCACGACGGCGTCGGCGACTATGTCGGACGTCTCGTCGCCGCGCTCGGCCGCGACGGGGTGGAGGCGGTCCGGGTGCCCGTCGGGCCCGAGCGGGCCGGGACCGGGTGGAGCTGGCTGCCCGCCACGCTCGACGCGGCCCGGCGGGTGCGGCGGCTGCGCCCGGACGTGGTGCACGTGCAGTTCGCGCCGTCCGTCTACCGCTTCTCCGGCTTCCCCGGCCTGCTGCCGCTGCTGCTCGAAGCGGGCGCCCCGCTGGTGACCACGCTGCACGAGTACGGCTGGTGGGCGGTGCCCGGCTGGGTTCCGGACCGGCTCTGGCGTCCGCTCGAACGCCGCCGCCTCTGGGACCGGGAGACCGGCCGCCTGGTGCCCGCCAGCGCCCGCGTCGTCGTCACCAACGGCGCGCACGCCTGCCAGGTGCGCCTCCGCACCGGCGCGGACGGCGTGGTGGAGGTGCCGCTGGCCCCCAACGTCGTCGACCACGGCCGCGCCGCCGGCGCCCGGGCCCGGGTGCGGGCCGCGCTCGGGATGGGGCCGCGGGATCCGCTGCTCGCCTTCTTCGGGTTCGTGCACCCGGTCAAGGGGGTCCGGCAGCTCATCGAGGCGCTGCCCGCGCTCCGCGCCGCCCGTCCGGGGCTGCGGCTGCTGGTCGTCGGCGGCTTCACCTCGCAGGCGCTGCCCGAGCGCGAGGCGCTGGCCTTTCACGCCGAGCTGGACGCGCTCGCCGCGCGGCACGGGGTGGCGGAGGCGGTCACGTTCACCGGGCACCTGCCCGCCGCGCGGGTCTCGGAGGCGCTGCACGCGGCGGACGCCGGGGTGCTGCCGTTCACGGCCGGAGTGACCACCAAGAGCGGGGCGCTGCTGACCATGCTGGCGCACGGGCTGCCGACGGCGGTCACCGTACCGGACGAACCGGACCCGGCGCTGCCCCTGGGAGAGGCCGTCACCGCCGTCGCGGCCCGCCGCGACCCGGAGGCCGTCGCGGACGCGGTGGCCCGGCTCCTCGACGACCCCGCCCTGCGGCGGCGCCTGGCGGCCGAAGCCCTCCGCCTGGCCGCCCGCCACTCCTGGCCGCGCGTCGCCGCCGCCCACCGCACCCTGTACGAGTCCCTGCTCACCCCGCCACCCGCCGATGACTGA
- a CDS encoding HNH endonuclease family protein, which produces MILLRRAARAAVLALVVVPFTAVVTTQPAAAEAGSAARARRLLDQLKVASPLPLRGYSHRRFMPRWARHRGACDAREAVLARDGRRVRRNAACHPVRGVWYSPYDGRWLRSERQVDVDHVVPLSYAWRSGASRWSQARRRAFANDLTRPELITVSHSANLAKGGQGPQSWRPQRRAHWCRYATSWISVKHHYRLFVTRKEKVALLNMLRTCR; this is translated from the coding sequence ATGATCCTTCTCAGGCGTGCGGCACGAGCCGCCGTGCTCGCACTCGTCGTCGTCCCGTTCACCGCCGTCGTCACCACGCAGCCGGCCGCGGCCGAGGCCGGGTCGGCGGCGCGGGCCCGGCGCCTGCTGGATCAGCTCAAGGTCGCGAGCCCGCTCCCCCTGCGCGGCTACAGCCACCGGCGGTTCATGCCGCGCTGGGCGCGCCACCGGGGCGCGTGCGACGCGCGCGAGGCGGTGCTGGCCCGCGACGGGCGGCGGGTGCGCAGGAACGCGGCCTGCCATCCCGTGCGGGGCGTCTGGTACAGCCCGTACGACGGCAGGTGGCTGAGGAGCGAGCGGCAGGTGGACGTGGACCACGTGGTGCCCCTGTCGTACGCGTGGCGTTCGGGGGCCAGCCGGTGGAGCCAGGCGCGGCGACGGGCGTTCGCCAACGACCTCACCCGTCCCGAGCTGATCACGGTCAGCCACTCCGCGAACCTGGCCAAGGGCGGCCAGGGCCCGCAGAGCTGGCGCCCGCAGCGCCGCGCCCACTGGTGCCGCTACGCCACGTCGTGGATCTCGGTGAAACACCACTACCGGCTCTTCGTCACCCGGAAGGAGAAGGTGGCGCTGCTCAACATGCTGCGCACCTGCCGGTGA
- a CDS encoding cytochrome P450 — protein sequence MERLGGTRTMGRMYAWLMICDPPHRSLTELAADLGVSKTATSTVARRLESAGMVERVPAPGREHRYRVVHGGWEHVLRVQLAGVRLGVEALDFGLSVLPGDRAEQRARLRETRDLFAFTEYDGVLADPGTYSSDTVRLLPPGVLPEELSMEGFITQIDPPAHGKLRKLVSSAFTRKVVADLEPRIAALTQELLDAARERGRLELVADLAHPLPVIVIAELLGVPVGDRELFKRWADALFERDAQLSVTDTGLERQALVESSTRAWREMAAYLGGHAAERRRRPRADLLTRLVEAEVDGERLPDVQVVNFAMVLLLAGHITTTMLLGNTVLCLDALPGQQERARADRATVPAVIEESLRLLTPFAAVARSTTRESELGGVTIPADSYVMVWLAAANRDPRAFPGPETFDPGRDPNPHLAFGRGIHFCLGAPLARLEERVAPGILLDRINPIRTDPEDPVLFIPTPTMTGVRRLPLTWPPPPPAT from the coding sequence ATGGAGCGCCTGGGCGGCACCCGCACCATGGGCCGCATGTACGCCTGGCTGATGATCTGCGACCCGCCGCACCGCTCGCTCACCGAGCTGGCCGCCGACCTCGGCGTCAGCAAGACCGCCACCAGCACCGTCGCCCGCCGGCTCGAGAGCGCCGGGATGGTCGAGCGGGTGCCCGCGCCCGGCCGCGAGCACCGCTACCGCGTCGTCCACGGCGGGTGGGAGCACGTCCTGCGGGTGCAGCTCGCCGGGGTGCGGCTCGGCGTCGAGGCCCTCGACTTCGGGCTGTCCGTGCTCCCCGGCGACCGGGCCGAGCAGCGGGCGCGGCTGCGGGAGACCCGCGACCTCTTCGCCTTCACCGAGTACGACGGCGTCCTCGCCGACCCCGGCACCTACTCCTCGGACACCGTGCGCCTGCTCCCGCCCGGCGTCCTGCCCGAGGAGCTGTCGATGGAGGGCTTCATCACCCAGATCGACCCGCCGGCGCACGGCAAGCTGCGCAAGCTCGTCAGCAGCGCCTTCACCCGCAAGGTCGTCGCCGACCTCGAACCGCGCATCGCCGCCCTCACCCAAGAGCTGCTGGACGCGGCCCGCGAGCGCGGCCGGCTGGAACTCGTGGCCGACCTCGCCCACCCGCTGCCGGTCATCGTCATCGCCGAGCTGCTGGGCGTGCCCGTAGGCGACCGCGAGCTGTTCAAGCGGTGGGCGGACGCGCTGTTCGAGCGCGACGCCCAGCTCTCGGTCACCGACACCGGGCTGGAGCGGCAGGCGCTCGTGGAGTCCTCGACGCGGGCCTGGCGGGAGATGGCCGCCTACCTCGGCGGGCACGCCGCCGAACGCCGCCGCCGGCCGCGCGCCGACCTGCTCACCCGGCTGGTCGAGGCCGAGGTGGACGGCGAGCGCCTGCCCGACGTGCAGGTGGTCAACTTCGCGATGGTGCTGCTGCTGGCCGGGCACATCACCACCACGATGCTGCTCGGCAACACCGTCCTGTGCCTCGACGCCCTCCCCGGGCAGCAGGAGCGGGCGCGGGCGGACCGCGCCACGGTGCCGGCCGTCATCGAGGAGTCGTTGCGGCTGCTCACGCCGTTCGCCGCCGTCGCCCGGTCCACCACCCGCGAGAGCGAGCTGGGCGGGGTGACGATCCCGGCCGACAGCTACGTCATGGTCTGGCTGGCCGCGGCCAACCGCGACCCCCGGGCGTTCCCCGGCCCGGAGACGTTCGACCCCGGCCGCGACCCCAACCCGCACCTGGCCTTCGGGCGCGGCATCCACTTCTGCCTGGGCGCGCCGCTGGCCCGGCTGGAGGAGCGGGTCGCGCCCGGCATCCTGCTCGACCGGATCAACCCGATCCGCACCGATCCGGAGGACCCTGTCCTGTTCATCCCGACGCCGACGATGACGGGGGTGCGCCGGCTCCCGCTCACCTGGCCCCCGCCACCGCCCGCCACCTGA
- a CDS encoding VOC family protein translates to MTSRIAQWTLDVRDSRRMAAFWSAALGYEVEHDGEGPHLWPPADAPAGSPSVWLQPAATAKPGKNRCHPDLYVPDGGDIDAEVERLIGLGARRADVGQRGDEGFVVLADPEGNEFCVLHRRSPRPA, encoded by the coding sequence ATGACGAGCAGAATCGCCCAATGGACCCTCGACGTGCGTGACAGCCGCAGGATGGCGGCGTTCTGGTCGGCGGCGCTGGGCTACGAGGTCGAGCACGACGGCGAGGGCCCGCACCTGTGGCCGCCCGCGGACGCCCCGGCGGGCTCCCCTTCGGTGTGGCTCCAGCCCGCCGCCACGGCCAAGCCCGGCAAGAACCGCTGCCACCCCGACCTTTACGTCCCCGATGGCGGCGACATCGACGCCGAGGTGGAGCGCCTGATCGGCCTGGGCGCGCGCCGGGCGGACGTGGGCCAGCGGGGCGACGAGGGCTTCGTCGTCCTCGCCGACCCGGAGGGCAACGAGTTCTGCGTCCTGCACCGCAGGAGCCCCCGGCCCGCGTGA
- a CDS encoding GMC oxidoreductase, whose product MTQVIARLPAIPGHEPDDGFYLCLFCGPPPQGGPVMATLMVGDLAPAARGSVTLTGPSAADPLRVDLGFYREPGDLRRMREAYRHAWTLARHPAFAATVEAVPAPGEDGELEERLRATTFSRLALTGGAAMGPEGAPGAVVGEDCRVHGIEGLRVADLSIVPVALRSPTALDAMMIGEHVAALILAR is encoded by the coding sequence GTGACGCAGGTGATCGCCCGCCTGCCCGCGATCCCCGGCCACGAGCCGGACGACGGCTTCTACCTGTGCCTGTTCTGCGGGCCGCCGCCGCAGGGCGGGCCGGTCATGGCCACGCTCATGGTCGGCGACCTCGCCCCGGCCGCGCGCGGCTCGGTCACGCTCACCGGGCCGTCCGCCGCCGACCCGCTCCGCGTGGACCTCGGCTTCTACCGGGAGCCCGGGGACCTGCGGCGGATGCGGGAGGCGTACCGGCACGCCTGGACGCTCGCCCGGCACCCGGCCTTCGCCGCCACCGTCGAGGCCGTCCCCGCGCCGGGCGAGGACGGCGAGCTGGAGGAGCGGCTGCGCGCCACGACGTTCAGCCGGCTGGCCCTGACCGGCGGGGCCGCGATGGGGCCCGAGGGCGCGCCGGGGGCGGTGGTGGGCGAGGACTGCCGGGTGCACGGCATCGAGGGGCTGCGGGTCGCCGACCTGTCGATCGTGCCGGTGGCGCTGCGCTCGCCCACGGCGCTGGACGCCATGATGATCGGCGAGCACGTCGCCGCCCTGATCCTCGCCCGGTAG
- the argG gene encoding argininosuccinate synthase produces the protein MSKVLTSLPVGERVGIAFSGGLDTSVAVAWMREKGAVPCTYTAEIGQYDEPDIASVPGRATAYGAEVARLVDCRAALVEEGLAALACGAFHIRSGGRTYFNTTPLGRAVTGTLLVRAMLEDGVQIWGDGSTFKGNDIERFYRYGLLANPSLRIYKPWLDADFVHELGGRKEMSEWLLAHGLPYRDSTEKAYSTDANIWGATHEAKSLEHLDTGIEIVEPIMGVRAWDPEVEIVPEDVTIGFEQGRPVTINGKEFASAVDLVLEANAIGGRHGLGMSDQIENRIIEAKSRGIYEAPGMALLHAAYERLVNAIHNEDTLASYHVEGRKLGRLLYEGRWLDPQALMLRESLQRWVGMAITGEVTLRLRRGEDYSILDTSGPAFSYHPDKLSMERTEDSAFGPVDRIGQLTMRNLDIADSRSKLEQYARLGIVGGGRPSLVGAAQAAATGLIGAMDEGGAEAIASRGEAAEEEELLDQAAMEFGTD, from the coding sequence GTGTCCAAGGTACTCACCTCCCTGCCTGTCGGTGAACGGGTCGGGATCGCCTTCTCCGGCGGTCTCGACACTTCGGTAGCGGTCGCGTGGATGCGCGAGAAGGGTGCAGTGCCGTGCACCTACACCGCTGAGATCGGCCAGTACGACGAGCCCGACATCGCCTCCGTCCCCGGCCGCGCCACCGCCTACGGCGCCGAGGTCGCCCGCCTGGTCGACTGCCGGGCGGCGCTCGTGGAGGAAGGGCTGGCCGCGCTGGCCTGCGGCGCGTTCCACATCCGCTCCGGCGGCCGCACCTACTTCAACACCACCCCGCTCGGCCGGGCCGTCACCGGCACCCTCCTCGTGCGCGCCATGCTGGAGGACGGCGTGCAGATCTGGGGCGACGGCTCGACGTTCAAGGGCAACGACATCGAGCGCTTCTACCGCTACGGCCTGCTGGCCAACCCGTCCCTGCGCATCTACAAGCCGTGGCTCGACGCCGACTTCGTGCACGAGCTCGGCGGGCGCAAGGAGATGTCGGAGTGGCTGCTCGCGCACGGCCTGCCCTACCGCGACAGCACCGAGAAGGCGTACTCCACCGACGCCAACATCTGGGGCGCCACCCACGAGGCCAAGTCGCTGGAGCACCTCGACACCGGCATCGAGATCGTCGAGCCGATCATGGGCGTGCGGGCCTGGGACCCGGAGGTCGAGATCGTCCCCGAGGACGTCACGATCGGCTTCGAGCAGGGCCGCCCGGTGACGATCAACGGCAAGGAGTTCGCCTCCGCCGTCGACCTGGTGCTGGAGGCCAACGCGATCGGCGGCCGGCACGGGCTCGGCATGTCCGACCAGATCGAGAACCGCATCATCGAGGCCAAGAGCCGCGGCATCTACGAGGCCCCCGGCATGGCGCTGCTGCACGCCGCCTACGAGCGGCTGGTCAACGCCATCCACAACGAGGACACGCTCGCCAGCTACCACGTCGAGGGCCGCAAGCTCGGCCGGCTGCTGTACGAGGGCCGCTGGCTCGACCCGCAGGCGCTGATGCTGCGCGAGTCGCTGCAGCGCTGGGTCGGCATGGCCATCACCGGCGAGGTGACGCTGCGGCTGCGCCGCGGCGAGGACTACTCGATCCTCGACACCTCCGGCCCGGCCTTCAGCTACCACCCCGACAAGCTGTCGATGGAGCGCACCGAGGACTCCGCGTTCGGCCCGGTCGACCGCATCGGCCAGCTCACCATGCGCAACCTCGACATCGCCGACTCCCGCTCCAAGCTGGAGCAGTACGCCCGGCTCGGCATCGTGGGCGGCGGCCGACCGAGCCTGGTCGGCGCGGCCCAGGCCGCCGCGACGGGCCTGATCGGCGCGATGGACGAGGGCGGCGCGGAGGCCATCGCCTCGCGCGGCGAGGCGGCCGAGGAAGAGGAGCTGCTGGACCAGGCCGCGATGGAGTTCGGCACCGACTGA
- a CDS encoding GAF domain-containing protein produces MDRGIEDFRERSERLIKQARAARRRTEQLRADTDMRWRRLQELEEAARRELERLRADGAESRDGADGAAGGPRPAGGTAGGTAGGTAGGTAGGTTGGTTGGTTGGTTGGTTGGTTGGTTGGTTGGTAGDPAAQALANGGAALRRFLHPCLHGADPGTVMAAALRAALEVTGADKGNVQVFDRTAGGLTIAAHYGFDQDFLDFFALVSDTGSVCGQALAQRRAVVVRDVGLDPRMAGTPASQALLAAGVRTVHSAPMLGAGGEVLGMVSVHYRDVRTLSDAERGLLLPLTSRLGRLLHAVPASYRQPFAPIPQI; encoded by the coding sequence ATGGACCGGGGCATAGAGGACTTCCGGGAGAGGTCCGAGCGCCTGATCAAGCAGGCCCGGGCGGCCCGCCGCCGCACGGAGCAGTTACGGGCGGACACCGACATGCGCTGGCGCCGCCTCCAGGAGCTGGAGGAGGCGGCGCGGCGCGAGCTGGAGCGCCTGCGCGCGGACGGCGCGGAGAGCAGGGACGGCGCGGACGGCGCGGCCGGCGGGCCGCGCCCGGCCGGCGGCACGGCCGGCGGCACGGCCGGCGGCACGGCCGGCGGCACGGCCGGCGGCACGACCGGCGGCACGACCGGCGGCACGACCGGCGGCACGACCGGCGGCACGACCGGCGGCACGACCGGCGGCACGACCGGCGGCACGACCGGCGGCACGGCCGGCGACCCGGCCGCCCAGGCGCTCGCGAACGGCGGCGCCGCCCTGCGGCGTTTCCTGCACCCCTGCCTCCACGGGGCCGACCCCGGCACGGTGATGGCCGCCGCCCTGCGGGCCGCGCTGGAGGTCACCGGCGCGGACAAGGGCAACGTGCAGGTGTTCGACCGGACGGCGGGCGGGCTCACGATCGCCGCGCACTACGGGTTCGACCAGGATTTCCTGGACTTCTTCGCGCTCGTGTCCGACACGGGCTCGGTGTGCGGGCAGGCGCTCGCCCAGCGCCGCGCGGTCGTGGTGCGCGACGTCGGGCTGGACCCGCGGATGGCCGGCACCCCGGCCTCGCAGGCGCTGCTCGCCGCCGGGGTCCGCACGGTGCACTCCGCGCCCATGCTCGGCGCGGGCGGCGAGGTGCTGGGCATGGTGTCGGTGCACTACCGGGACGTGCGGACGCTGAGCGACGCCGAGCGCGGGCTGCTGCTGCCGCTGACCAGCCGCCTCGGCCGGCTGCTGCACGCCGTCCCGGCCTCCTACCGGCAGCCGTTCGCGCCGATCCCGCAGATCTGA
- a CDS encoding cation diffusion facilitator family transporter: protein MSRGGSQQATLAALAANIGIAVTKFVAFLFTGSSSMLAEGIHSVADSGNQGLLLFGRSRSKRGPTPAHPFGYGRERYFYAFLVSVVLFFGGGLFALYEGYEKISHPHPLESWPWAVGVLLGAIVMEGLSLRTAVRNANELRKDRSWTRYIRDAKAPELPVVLLEDAAALIGLVFALVGVTLALLTGNTMWDGLGSVAIGVLLIVVAVTLARETKSMIIGEAASPETQRSIEDVLRGDDVIAGYTQLRTLHLGPEDLLVAARVTIADHREAEAVAEALGKTEQRIRDRVPIASVVYLQPAPHDAAATSARDDGRDDSGDDSGDDGSLR, encoded by the coding sequence GTGAGCCGAGGCGGTTCTCAGCAGGCGACCCTGGCGGCCCTGGCGGCCAACATCGGGATCGCGGTGACGAAGTTCGTGGCGTTCCTGTTCACGGGCTCGTCGTCGATGCTCGCGGAGGGCATCCACTCGGTCGCCGACTCGGGCAACCAGGGGCTGCTGCTGTTCGGCAGGTCGCGGTCGAAGCGCGGCCCGACGCCCGCCCACCCGTTCGGGTACGGGCGCGAGCGGTACTTCTACGCGTTCCTGGTGTCGGTGGTGCTGTTCTTCGGCGGCGGCCTGTTCGCCCTGTACGAGGGGTACGAGAAGATCAGCCACCCGCATCCGCTGGAGAGCTGGCCGTGGGCGGTCGGGGTGCTGCTGGGCGCGATCGTCATGGAGGGCCTGTCGCTGCGCACCGCCGTCCGCAACGCCAACGAGCTGCGCAAGGACCGTTCCTGGACCCGCTACATCCGCGACGCCAAGGCGCCGGAGCTGCCGGTCGTCCTGCTGGAGGACGCGGCGGCCCTGATCGGCCTGGTCTTCGCGCTGGTCGGCGTCACGCTCGCGCTGCTGACCGGCAACACCATGTGGGACGGGCTCGGCTCGGTGGCCATCGGCGTGCTGCTGATCGTCGTCGCGGTGACGCTCGCCAGGGAGACCAAGAGCATGATCATCGGCGAGGCGGCGTCCCCGGAGACGCAGCGCTCCATCGAGGACGTGCTGCGCGGCGACGACGTCATCGCCGGCTACACCCAGCTCCGCACCCTGCACCTGGGCCCGGAGGACCTGCTGGTGGCCGCCCGCGTCACCATCGCCGACCACCGCGAGGCCGAGGCGGTGGCCGAGGCGCTCGGCAAGACCGAGCAGCGCATCCGCGACCGCGTCCCGATCGCCTCCGTCGTCTACCTGCAGCCCGCCCCGCACGACGCCGCCGCCACGAGCGCCCGGGACGACGGCAGGGACGACAGCGGGGACGACAGCGGGGACGACGGGTCGCTCAGGTGA